In Nocardioides sp. W7, the genomic stretch CGCCGATGAGTGACTACACCGGCCTGCTCGTGGGTGTGCTGCTGCTGGCCTTCAACGCGTTCTTCGTCGGTGCCGAGTTCGCGCTGATCTCGGCCCGCCGCAGTCAGATCGAGCCGCGTGCGCTCGCCGGCTCGCGGATGGCCCGCACGACGCTGCGCGCGATGGAGAACGTCTCGCTGATGATGGCGGGCGCCCAGCTCGGCATCACGATCTGCTCGGTCGGCCTCGGGGCGGTCGGCGAGCCCGCCGTCGCCCATCTGCTGGAGCCGGTGTTCGAGGCGCTGCACGTCCCGCACGGACTGGTGCACCCGATCTCGTTCGTGATCGCCCTCGCCGTCGTGGTGTTCCTGCACGTGGTGCTCGGCGAGATGGTCCCGAAGAACATCGCGATCGCCGGCCCGGACCGGGCGGCCCTGGTGCTCGGCCCGCCGATGCTCGGCGTCGTCACGGTCCTGCGTCCGGTCATCGTCGCCCTCAACGCGATCGCCAACGGCACGCTGCGGCTCCTGAAGGTCGAGCCGAAGGACGAGATCAGCTCCAGCTTCACCCGCGAGGAGGTCGCCGCCCTGGTCGAGGAGTCGCGCGGCGAGGGGCTGCTCGAGGCCGACGAGTACGACCGGCTCGCCGGCGCGCTCGGCTTCACCGAGAAGACCGTCTCGGCGGTGCTGATGCCGCGCGACACGCTCTCCACCGTGCTTCGCGGGTCGTCGCCGGCCGACGTCGAGGCCCTCTGCGCCGCCACGGGGTTCAGCCGGTTCCCGGTCGAGGACGAGGACGGCGAGCTGCTGGGCTACCTGCACATCAAGGACGTGCTCGAGCCCGACGAGGAGCGACGGCAGCGCCCGATCGAGGACAAGTGGATCCGACCGTTCGCGCCGGTCACCCGCGAGGACGCGCTGCACGACGTCCTGGAGCAGCTCCAGCGGCGCGGCGCGCACATGGCGCGCGTCGTCGACGCGGACGGCGTGACCCTCGGACTGGCGACGCTCGAGGACGTGATCGAGGAGCTGATCGGAGAGATCCGCGACGCGGCCCACCTCGAGGAACAGGTCTGAGCGCCGCACGCTCTAGGGTGAACGCCCAGTGACCCCCGACCTGGAACGAAGGCAGTAAGTGGCAGACGAGACGACGCGTACCAACCGCGTATGGACGCTGCCCAACGTCTTGAGCATGCTCCGTCTGGCCGGTGTCCCGGTCTTCCTGTGGCTGGTCCTCGGCCCGGAGGCGGACGGCTGGGCCCTGGCCCTGCTGATGGTCTCGGGGTTCACCGACTTCGCCGACGGCTGGCTCGCCCGCCGCCTCAACCAGACGACGCTGGTGGGCCAGATCCTGGACCCGGTGGCGGACCGGCTCTACATCCTGGCCGTCGTCGTCGGGCTGGCCCTGCGCGACGTCATCCCGTGGTGGATGGCGGTCTCGCTGCCGCTGCGCGACCTCCTGATGTGGGGGCTGGTGCCGCTGCTGCGCACCCGCGGCTACAGCGCACTGCCCGTGCACTTCCTCGGCAAGGCCGCGACGTTCAACCTGCTCTACGCCTTCCCGCTCCTGCTGCTCGGCGACGGGGACGGCACCGTCGCCACCCTGGCCGAGGTCTTCGGCTGGGCGTTCGCGTTCTGGGGCATCGGCCTCTACTGGTGGGCCGGCGTCCTCTACGCCTGGCAGGTACGCCGGCTGCTGGCGACGACCGAGCGGCGAACGGCGGTCCGCGATGCCTGAGACCCGCGAGCGGGACCAGCTGCCGGCCCGGGTCACGATGCCGCTGCTGACCCTGATCACGCAGCAGTCGCTCGACGAGGACTACCTCCATGCCGCCGAGCGCCGGATCGCGCAAGGAGGTGTCGAGCCGCCCGCTCGCCGGTCCCGTCGTACGGCCGCGGTGGTCGTGGTCGCCGCCGTCTTCGGGATCCTGGTGACGATCGCCGCGGTGCAGACGAACCGCAACGCCGACACCGTCGACGCCAGCCGGGCGAGCCTGATCGAGCGGAACCGGACCCAGCGTGAGTCGGTCGCGAGACAGCAGGAGCAGATCGCGGAGCTGCGCGAGCAGAACGCAAAGCTCGACGAGAGGCTCGTCGCCACGGACGCCGCCCTGCAGTCGGCGGAGGCCGCCAACGAGCGTCTCCAGGTCCGCACCGGTCGCGTCGCCGTCCGTGGCCCCGGGGTCCGGATCACGGTCGACGACCCGGACCAGGGCGAGGAGCGGATCCGCAAGGAGGACCTGTTCCTGCTGATCAACGGCCTGTGGGAGTCGGGTGCGGAGGCGATCTCGCTCAACGGCCACCGGCTGGGCGTGCTGACCTCGATCAACAACTCCGACGTCGCGATCAACGTCGAGTCGTCCGCGCTGCTGCCGCCGTACACCCTGGAGGCGATCGGCAACGTCGGCACCCTCGGCGCCGACCTGCTCGACACGTCGAGCTTCGCGACCTTCGACGCGCTGCAGGATCGCTACGGCTTTGGCTTCGACATGGACAATGATGACGCGATCGTGCTGGCGGCGGCGCGGGCGAAGCGCCTGCGCAACGCCTCGCTGCCGACGATCGCACCGGACCGACGCACCAACGAGGGGACCACACCGTGATCGCCGCACTCGGGTTGTTCGTGGGAATCGTCCTCGGACTGGTGTTCGAGCCCGACGTGCCCCAGAGCCTGGAGCCGTACCTGCCGATCGCGGTGGTGGCTGCCCTCGACGCGGTCTTCGGCGGCCTGCGCGCCTACCTGGACGGCATCTTCGACGACAAGGTGTTCGTCGTCTCGTTCGTCAGCAACGTCGTCATCGCGGCCTCGATCGTCTACCTCGGCGACCAGCTCGGTGTCGGCGGACAGCTCTCGACCGGCGTCATCGTCGTCCTCGGGATCCGGATCTTCTCCAACGCCGCCGCGATCCGGAGGCACCTGTTCCATGCCTGAGGACCCGACTCCCGTGCCCCTGTCCGGGCGCCAGCGGCTGCTCCGGGCGATGAGCCGGCCCTCCCGTGGGCAGGCCATCGTGGGCGTCCTGCTGGGCGTGCTGGCCTTCGCGGGGATCACCCAGGTCCGCGACACCCAGGTCGACGAGGCCGACTTCGCGGGCTACCGCGAGCAGGACCTGATCGACGTGCTCACCGGGCTGGCCGGTACCAGCCAGCGGGCCGAGGCCGAGATCTCGCGCCTCGAGGACACCCGCGACGACCTGCTCTCCGACTCCGACCGCCGTCAGGCGGCGCTGAGCCAGGCCCGCACGGAGGCCGAGACCCTGCGGATCCTGGCCGGCCAGGTGCCGGTCACCGGACCCGGGCTGCGGATCACGATCAAGGAGGTCACCTCGCAGGTCAGCGCGGAGACCCTGCTCGACATGGTGCAGGAGCTGCGCACCGGCAGTGCCGAGGCGATCCAGGTCAACGGCCGGGTCCGGCTGATCGCCCAGAGCTCGTTCTCCGAGGGTGACGGGGGCGTCATCATCGACGGCCAGCAGCTCGAGCCGCCGTACGTCTTCGACGTCATCGGCGACCCGCACAGCCTGGAGGGTGCGCTCACCTTCCCGCTCGGCCCGCGCTACCAGGTCGAGACGGTCGACGGCGGCCGGCTCACCTTCAAGGACGACGGGCCGCTGGAGATCACCGCGGTCCGCGACCCCGAGGATCCGGTGTACGCCCAGCAAGCCTCCGGGCAGTAACCTGCCGGGGCAGCACCGCACCACCCGACCGCTCGCACCAGAGGAGACATCTTGTACCCCGACGACCTTCAGTACACCTCCGAGCACGAGTGGCTGCGGTCTCCCGGTGAGCAGGAGGGCTCGGTCCGGGTCGGTATCACCCACTTCGCCCAGGACGCACTCGGCGACATCGTCTACGTGTCGCTCCCCGAGGTCGGCGACACCATCGAGGCCGGCAGCACCTGCGGCGAGCTGGAGTCGACGAAGTCGGTGAGTGATGTCTACGCGCCGGTCACCGGCGAGGTCGTCGCCCGCAACGAGACACTGGACGCGACGCCGGAGCTGGTCAACAACGACCCGTACGCCGCCGGCTGGCTCTTCGAAGTGGTCCCCTCGGACCCCACGCAGCTCGACGAGCTGATGGGCGCGGTGGAGTACGTCGCGTCCCTGGACGCCTGAGCCCGGTTCGGCTTGAGCCGCGGGCCGGGGCTGATAGGTTCGGACAACCGTCAACCTCAGCCCGGCCTTGAGGGTTCTGCCTTGAGGGACCTGGGGTATCGATAAGCCCGACTTCGGAGGATGACCGATGCCGTTCTGCACAGCGTGTGGCAGGCAGAACCCCGACGACGCCCGATTCTGCTCCCAGTGCGGCACCCGCCTGCTGAGCGCGGACCCGGCGCCCGCCACCGACGACACCACGGTCGGTGAGCCCGTGGGTGAGTCGACGGCGACGATCCAGATCGGCGTGGGTGACAAGGCCGAGACCTCCGACCGTCAGCTCAACCCGGTCGACGCCGCGGCGGTCGACGCCCTACCCACCGGCCACGCGCTCCTGGTGGTGCAGCGCGGCCCGGGCTCCGGCAGCCGGTTCCTGCTCGACGCCGACGTCGTGAAGGCCGGCCGGCACCCCGACAGCGAGATCTTCCTCGACGACGTGACCGTCTCCCGCCGGCATGCCGAGTTCACCCGGGACGGCGCGTCCTTCACGGTGAGCGACGTCGGCAGCCTCAACGGCACCTACGTCAACCGCGACCGGATCGACCACGTGCAGCTGACCGACGGCGACGAGGTGCAGATCGGCAAGTACCGGCTGGTGTTCTTCTCCGGGCACGAGAGCGTCTGACCCGATGGCCGTGACGCAGCCCGCGGGCGCCGCGTCCGGGGCGTCTCGGGGGCGGATGAACATCGGGGAGGTCCTCGACCTCCTGCGCCCGGACTACCCGGGCATCACGATCCCCAAGATCCGGTTCCTGGAGGACAAGGGTCTGATCAAGCCCGACCGCACCCCGTCGGGCTACCGCAAGTTCGCGGCCGAGGACATCGAGCGGTTGCGATACGTGCTGCGCATGCAGCGTGACCACTACCTCCCGCTGAAGGTCATCGGGGAGCACCTCGACGCCATCGACCGCGGACTCGAGCCGCCGCCGATCGACGCCGTCGTACCGACCGTGCCCCAGGTGGCGCTCGCCGCCGACGGGCTGCCGTCGCCGGAGTCGTTCCGGCGCTCCGACCAGCTGCGGCTGTCCCGGCGCGAGCTGGTCAAGATCGCGGAGATCTCCGAGGACCTGCTCGACCAGCTGGAGCAGTTCGGGCTGATCACGCCGCGCCTGGGCACCGGCCACTACGACACCGACTGCCTGGTGATCGCCCGGACGGCCCGCGAGCTCGCCGACTTCGGCTTCGAGCCACGCCACCTGCGCGCCTTCAAGACCGCCGCGGACCGTGAGGTCGGCCTGGTCGAGCAGGTCGTCGCCCCGCACAAGCGCGGTCGCGACGCCGGGGCCAAGGCCCGTGCGGAGGAGGCGGTCAGCGAGATCGCCGCGCTGTCCGTGCGGCTGCACGCGACCCTGGTCAAGGCCGGTCTGCGGTCGTCGTAGGGCCACCTGGACCCCGCAGCGGGCCGGAGTAGGGTGGCGACGTGCGCGAAGTCGATGTCATGGGTGTCCGGGTTGAGATGCCGTCGAACCAGCCCATCGTGCTGTTGCGGGAGGTCTCGGGGGAGCGTTACCTGCCGATCTGGATCGGGGCCGTCGAGGCGACCGCGATCGCCTTCGCCCAGCAGGGCGTGGTGCCGCCGCGACCGCTGACCCACGACCTGATGAAGGACGTGCTGGAGGCGACCGGCAACGAGCTGACCGAGGTCCGGATCACCGACGTCAAGGACGGGGTCTTCTTCGCGACCCTGGTCTTCGGCTCGGGAGCCGAGGTGAGCGCCCGCCCGTCGGACTCGATCGCGTTGGCCCTGCGCACCGGCACCCGGATCGTGTGCGCCGAGGAGGTGCTCGACGAGGCCGGCCTCGCGGTGCCGGCCGAGCAGGAGGACGAGGTCGAGAAGTTCCGCGAGTTCCTCGACCAGGTCACGCCGGAGGACTTCGAGGCCCAGTGAGGACGACTCTCACCCTCAAGTAGAGGTTGATAGTTGATGGTGGCGACACGCCGCGCACCTCTTTGACCGCCCTCCCGCTGGGGCTTACCTTGAACTGTCTCTGTTGTAACTCCACCGCTGTGCTTGCGTCCCGTGCGCCGCACCGGACCTTCCCCCGGAAGTTACGTGCAAACGGAGTAGACCCCCGGAGGACCGTGTGAACGAGCACGAGCAGGAGCTGAACACCGAGGCGGCCGCGGCCGCGTCGGTCGCCGACGAGCAAGGGCTCCTCTTCACCGACGACGTCTCGCCGTTGCCCAGCGACACCGGCTACCGCGGTCCGACCGCGTGCGCCGCCGCCGGCATCACCTACCGCCAGCTCGACTACTGGGCGCGCACCGACCTGATCCAGCCGACGGTCCGGGGCGCGAAGGGATCCGGGTCGCAGCGGCTCTACTCCTTCCAGGACATCCTGCTGCTGAAGGTCGTCAAGCGGCTTCTCGACGCCGGCATCTCGCTGCAGCAGATCCGCACCGCCGTGCAGCACCTGCGTGAGCGCGGCACCGAGGACCTGACCCGGGTCACGCTGATGAGCGACGGCGCCTCGGTCTACGAGTGCACCAGCAACGACGAGGTCATCGACCTGCTCCAGGGCGGCCAGGGTGTCTTCGGTATCGCCATCGGCGGCGTGTGGCGCGAGATCGAGGGCACGCTCGCCGAGCTGCCCAGCGAGCGCACCGCCGACCCGGCGCCTGCCCCGAGCGCCAGCGACGAGCTCGCAGCGCGGCGAGCGGCCCGCAACGCCGGGTAGTCCGCACCGATCGACTCGCGAGCGGCCCGCCACCCCCTGAGGGGTGGCGGGCCGTTCGCCTGCCGGCTGGTAGATTCGGCGGCGCTGACCATCCCGCGCGGGAGAGTCCTCGACCGGTTCGCCGGGCGGGGCGCCGAAGGGGCAATTCCTCCCCGGAACCTCTCAGGCCACCGGACCGCGTGGAGCAGGCGACTCTGGAGGAGCGACGGCGCTCCGACAGAGGGGGAGGCCGATCGACCCATTTCTGGATTCGAGGAGCCCCTTTGTCCCACGTGCCATCGCTCGCCGCGCTCGATGCTGCCCTTCCGTTCGTCGAACGCCACGTGGGGCTGCGTCCCGCCGACGTCGAGACCATGCTGGTGCGCCTCGGGTTCGACTCACTGGACGCGCTGATGGCCGCGGCGGTGCCGGGCGGCATCCGCACGGCCGCCGAGCTCGACCTGCCCCCGGCGCTCAGCGAGGACGACACCGCGCGCGAGCTGCGGGCCCTGGCCGGGGCGAACCGCCCGGGGGAGGCGATGATCGGGCTCGGCTACCACGCGACGCTCACCCCGCCGGTGATCCGCCGCAACGTGCTGGAGGACCCGAGCTGGTACACCGCGTACACGCCGTACCAGCCGGAGATCTCCCAGGGCCGGCTGGAGGCCCTGCTGAACTTCCAGACCGTCGTCGGTGACCTGACCGGGCTGCCGACCGCCAACGCCTCGCTCCTCGACGAGGGCACGGCCGCCGCCGAGGCGATGACGCTGGTACGCCGGGGCAACCGGAAGGCGAGTGGCCCGTTCGTCGTGGACTCGGACGCGCTCCCGCAGACCATCGAGGTGGTGCGCACCCGCGCCGAGGCGATGGGCATCGACGTCGTCGTCGCCGACCTGACCGACGGTCTGCCGGACGGCGAGCTGTGCGGGGTGCTCGTGCAGTACCCCGGCGCGTCGGGCCGGATCCTCGACCCGCGGCGGGTGATCGAGACGGCCCACGAGCGCAACGCGCTGGCCGTCGTCGCCGCCGACCTGCTCGCCCTGACCCTGCTCGAGTCGCCCGGTGAGCTCGGCGCCGACGTCGTGGTCGGCTCCACCCAGCGGTTCGGCGTCCCGCTGTTCTACGGCGGCCCGCACGCCGGCTACATGGCCGTCGGCGCCGGGCTCGAGCGCCACCTGCCGGGCCGGCTGGTCGGGGTCTCGGTCGACGCGGAGGGGCGGCCGGCGTACCGGCTCGCGCTGCAGACCCGCGAGCAGCACATCCGCCGCGACAAGGCGACCTCGAACATCTG encodes the following:
- a CDS encoding bifunctional nuclease family protein, whose protein sequence is MREVDVMGVRVEMPSNQPIVLLREVSGERYLPIWIGAVEATAIAFAQQGVVPPRPLTHDLMKDVLEATGNELTEVRITDVKDGVFFATLVFGSGAEVSARPSDSIALALRTGTRIVCAEEVLDEAGLAVPAEQEDEVEKFREFLDQVTPEDFEAQ
- a CDS encoding CDP-alcohol phosphatidyltransferase family protein gives rise to the protein MADETTRTNRVWTLPNVLSMLRLAGVPVFLWLVLGPEADGWALALLMVSGFTDFADGWLARRLNQTTLVGQILDPVADRLYILAVVVGLALRDVIPWWMAVSLPLRDLLMWGLVPLLRTRGYSALPVHFLGKAATFNLLYAFPLLLLGDGDGTVATLAEVFGWAFAFWGIGLYWWAGVLYAWQVRRLLATTERRTAVRDA
- a CDS encoding FHA domain-containing protein, with amino-acid sequence MPFCTACGRQNPDDARFCSQCGTRLLSADPAPATDDTTVGEPVGESTATIQIGVGDKAETSDRQLNPVDAAAVDALPTGHALLVVQRGPGSGSRFLLDADVVKAGRHPDSEIFLDDVTVSRRHAEFTRDGASFTVSDVGSLNGTYVNRDRIDHVQLTDGDEVQIGKYRLVFFSGHESV
- a CDS encoding DUF881 domain-containing protein, with amino-acid sequence MPEDPTPVPLSGRQRLLRAMSRPSRGQAIVGVLLGVLAFAGITQVRDTQVDEADFAGYREQDLIDVLTGLAGTSQRAEAEISRLEDTRDDLLSDSDRRQAALSQARTEAETLRILAGQVPVTGPGLRITIKEVTSQVSAETLLDMVQELRTGSAEAIQVNGRVRLIAQSSFSEGDGGVIIDGQQLEPPYVFDVIGDPHSLEGALTFPLGPRYQVETVDGGRLTFKDDGPLEITAVRDPEDPVYAQQASGQ
- a CDS encoding MerR family transcriptional regulator; translated protein: MAVTQPAGAASGASRGRMNIGEVLDLLRPDYPGITIPKIRFLEDKGLIKPDRTPSGYRKFAAEDIERLRYVLRMQRDHYLPLKVIGEHLDAIDRGLEPPPIDAVVPTVPQVALAADGLPSPESFRRSDQLRLSRRELVKIAEISEDLLDQLEQFGLITPRLGTGHYDTDCLVIARTARELADFGFEPRHLRAFKTAADREVGLVEQVVAPHKRGRDAGAKARAEEAVSEIAALSVRLHATLVKAGLRSS
- a CDS encoding MerR family transcriptional regulator, with product MNTEAAAAASVADEQGLLFTDDVSPLPSDTGYRGPTACAAAGITYRQLDYWARTDLIQPTVRGAKGSGSQRLYSFQDILLLKVVKRLLDAGISLQQIRTAVQHLRERGTEDLTRVTLMSDGASVYECTSNDEVIDLLQGGQGVFGIAIGGVWREIEGTLAELPSERTADPAPAPSASDELAARRAARNAG
- the gcvH gene encoding glycine cleavage system protein GcvH; the encoded protein is MYPDDLQYTSEHEWLRSPGEQEGSVRVGITHFAQDALGDIVYVSLPEVGDTIEAGSTCGELESTKSVSDVYAPVTGEVVARNETLDATPELVNNDPYAAGWLFEVVPSDPTQLDELMGAVEYVASLDA
- a CDS encoding hemolysin family protein — translated: MSDYTGLLVGVLLLAFNAFFVGAEFALISARRSQIEPRALAGSRMARTTLRAMENVSLMMAGAQLGITICSVGLGAVGEPAVAHLLEPVFEALHVPHGLVHPISFVIALAVVVFLHVVLGEMVPKNIAIAGPDRAALVLGPPMLGVVTVLRPVIVALNAIANGTLRLLKVEPKDEISSSFTREEVAALVEESRGEGLLEADEYDRLAGALGFTEKTVSAVLMPRDTLSTVLRGSSPADVEALCAATGFSRFPVEDEDGELLGYLHIKDVLEPDEERRQRPIEDKWIRPFAPVTREDALHDVLEQLQRRGAHMARVVDADGVTLGLATLEDVIEELIGEIRDAAHLEEQV
- a CDS encoding DUF881 domain-containing protein, which encodes MPETRERDQLPARVTMPLLTLITQQSLDEDYLHAAERRIAQGGVEPPARRSRRTAAVVVVAAVFGILVTIAAVQTNRNADTVDASRASLIERNRTQRESVARQQEQIAELREQNAKLDERLVATDAALQSAEAANERLQVRTGRVAVRGPGVRITVDDPDQGEERIRKEDLFLLINGLWESGAEAISLNGHRLGVLTSINNSDVAINVESSALLPPYTLEAIGNVGTLGADLLDTSSFATFDALQDRYGFGFDMDNDDAIVLAAARAKRLRNASLPTIAPDRRTNEGTTP
- a CDS encoding DUF1290 domain-containing protein; this translates as MIAALGLFVGIVLGLVFEPDVPQSLEPYLPIAVVAALDAVFGGLRAYLDGIFDDKVFVVSFVSNVVIAASIVYLGDQLGVGGQLSTGVIVVLGIRIFSNAAAIRRHLFHA